In the Enterococcus rotai genome, TGCCTATTTACTGGATGAGTCAGGCAAAACAACAGAAGTTACTGTGACTCAATTACAGATTGGCGACCTACTGCTCGTCCCTAAAGGAGCGCGGATCCCAATAGATGGTACTTTGGTAAAAGGTTCATCTACGATTGATGAATCCGCAATCACTGGCGAATCTGTCCCAGTAGAAAAAGGAATAGATGCTCCACTCTTTGGAGGAACAATCAATTTAGGTGAAGCACTGACAATGACAGTCAGCAAAACAAGTGAAAATACTTTATTTGCCAAGATTATCCGCCTAGTTGATGAAGCACAAAATACCCCCTCTCAAACTGCGAGCTTTATTGAAAAATTAGAAAACACCTATGTCAAAATCGTTTTGATTGCGATTCCTATGATGATTTTGATCCCTTATTTATTTTTAGGTTGGTCTTGGTCAGAAAGTTTTTATAGAGGAATGGTACTACTAGTTGTTGCCTCTCCTTGTGCATTAGTTGCTTCTGCAACGCCTGCAACACTAGCTGCTATTTCTAATGGTGCCAGAAATGGCGTATTGTTTAAAGGCGGTGTTTACTTAGAAAATCTAGCCTCTCTAAAAGCAATTGCCTTTGACAAAACAGGAACGTTAACCCGAGGCACGCCTGTCGTGACCGATGCGATCTTTTTAAAAAATAAAGAAGAAGCTTTAACGATTCTTTTAGCCATGGAAAGACACTCGACACACCCTTTAGCTCAGGCTATTCTCCTCCGCTTTGAAGATGAAGTTACTGTAGATTATAGCCAAATTGAAGTCAAAACTATTGTTGGTTTTGGTATGGAAACAACGATTGGTTCTACAACTTGGCGCGTTGGTAAAGGTACCTTTAATAAGCAAACTATTCTAAATAACAACTTGGAACTTGAAATCGAGCAACTTCAAAATGAAGGAAAAACAGTCATTTACCTATTTCAAGATCAAGAACTTATTGCTTATTTTGGACTCCTAGACGTTCCAAAACCAGAAGCAAAGAGAGTCATCAAGTATTTCAAACAAGCAGGAATCCAAACGACCATGATCACTGGTGATCACAAAAAAACAGCTCTTGCTATAGCAGCCGAGCTTGGAGTGGATGATGTTTATGCTAATTGCTTACCAGAAGATAAAACCATTCTGATCAAAAAACAAAAGGAAACTTATGGCGTTAACGTAATGGTTGGTGATGGCATCAATGATGCTCCAGCACTAGCGAACGCGGCCATCGGTGTTGCGATGGGTGAAGGAACGGACATCGCAATGGATGTAGCCGATATGGTGTTAATGCAAAACGACTTGGAAAAGCTCCAAATGAGTCATTTACTTTCAAAAAAATTAAAACGTATCGTAACCCAAAATATTATTTTTTCTGCGGGAATCATCGTGCTGCTTATCTTATCAAATTTCTTTCAACTCATTAATTTACCACTAGGCGTTATTGGTCATGAGGGAAGCACGATTTTGGTCATTTTAAATGGTTTGAGAATGTTGCAAACAATTCCTATTGAAAAATCTCAAGCTACAAGTTTTTCTACACAAACCACAGAATTTATTTAGAAGACTCCAGCTATTCATATTCCGTTACGTTCCTATTTTGATAAACTGAAAGTGTCAGATAAACTTTTTTCGTTTATCTGACACTTTCAGTTGTTTTTGAACTTTCAATGCCATTCTTCCAAAAATTCTTGTAAAAAACCTTCTAAAAATTCTTGCCGCTGCTTGCCTTTTTCTTTGGCATAAGCTGTATTTAATCGTTCGTTTAACAATAAAATTTTCTCATAAAAATGATTGATAACAGTGCTCTCTTCTCGATATTCTGCTTTAGATTCGAGTGTTCTAGGTTTGATGTTGGGATCATAGATTTTGTTTCCTTTATGACCGCCATAATAAATCGTTCGAGCAATTCCAATTGCGCCCATGGCATCTAAACGATCTGCATCTTGCACTATTTTCCCTTCAATCGTCAGTTTTTCAGCAGTTCCAGCCAATTCTTGGCTAAATGAAAGATTGGTTATTATATGAATGATTTGTTCAACCTGTGTTGTAGAAACATCAATTTTTTGTAAAAATTCTTTTAGTTGTTGATAAGCTTGCTCTGGGTTTACGACTAACTTATCGTCCACTGTATCGTGAAGATAAGCTGCAGCTGTTACGATAAAATGATCACAATTTTCAGTTTCCGCAATCTCACTAGATAAGCGCACTACTCTATTAATATGATCCATCCCATGACCTGATTGGTCGGTTTCCATTATTGATTGGGTATAACTTTTGATTGCTGATATTTTTGGTTGATCCATCTAGTCCCTCCTATCAGTGAATAGAAATCGAGTTCTCGTATCTTTCCTACCAGTCAGATAAATAATTAGACAGTAACAACCTGTGTTTTGTCCCTCTTTATTTTTCTTTAAATCAACTATTTTTTATAACTAATCCACCAATTACATCAACCACAGATTCACTAGCATTCAATAGTTCTTCTAATTGATCATATACATTTTTCCAACGAATTACTTCGATAGGATTTTGTTCCTTTGTAAATAAGGCTTTTAAAGAGTCACTATATAGTTTATCCGCTTTTCCTTCGATTTCGCTTACTTCATCGATCATCGCATGCAACGTTTTAGAATTTTTGAATTTTGCAAACTCTTTTGTAGCCGTTAACACACCTGCTGTGGCTTCTACTGCATACGTAATAAATACCTTGGCATTTTCAGTCAATTCTTTCACAACTAAACTACTTAGTAAATAAGCAATACTATTGATCGTATCTAATACGTCATCTAACCGTTGCGTTATTTCGACAATATCTTCTCTATCGATTGGTGTGATAAATGAAATATATAATTCCTTCATTATTTTTTGAACGATTTGATCGCCTTCACGTTCTAATAGATGGATTTGCTCCGCATCCGTTTCTAATTTTTCTAACGAATAATCACGACCAATCACTTCTAACAATTCTGCTGCTTGGTGCGCATTTTTTGCCAAATGTTCTAATTCTCCAAAATAATCAAATTGCTTCTTTCTAGCCATTTTATTCTCTCCTTAAAATAGTGCTATAAATAGTTTTGCCATAACAAAGGCAATGACACCACAGCCTGGAAATGTTAAAATCCAAGCAATCAGCATCTCTTTGACAATCCGCCAATCAACGCTTGAAACTCGTTTGGAAGCACCTACACCCATAATGGCCGTCGTCTTAGTATGAGTAGTTGAAACTGGAATACCAAAAATAGAGGCAGCAAACAAGCAAATCGCTGTACTTAAATCAGCTGCAAATCCTTGGTAACGCTCTAATTTTACCATATCCATCCCAACTGATTTGATGATCCTCATCCCACCAACAGATGTCCCAAATCCCATTGTGACAGAGCAAAGCACCATGACCCAGATTGGAATAATAAAACCTGAACCTGATTTTTCTGCTAGGTTATTATAATAAAGTCCCAGCATAAAGACACCCATGAATTTTTGACCATCTTGAGCACCATGTAAAAAAGCATTCGCAGCTGCACCAAATGCTTGCCCATAGGTAAAGACTTTATTTGCAGTCCTTCTAGCAACATTTTTGAAAAGGATTACAATTAGCTTTGTGACAAGGAAACCACCACCAAAGCCCATCACCGTGGAAACAACTAAACCAACTAGCACTTTGCCCCATTCAGAACCATTCACTGCACCAAGTCCGCCTAAAGCCATTGCCGACCCTGTCAATCCAGCTATCAGGGCATGACTCTCACTTGTAGGAATACCAAAATACCACGCTGCTACCGACCAGACAACAATCGAAAATAAAGAAGCCGCTAGAGCTACTTGCGGGGCATTTCCCTGTGCATCAAAACTCACGATGTTACTAATCGTCTCAGCAACCTGTGCATTAAAATAGGTCATCACTAATGCACCAAAGAAGTTCATGACAACAGCCATCCAAATGGCCAGATTTGGCTTTAAAACACGTGTAGAGACAGCGGTTGCAATTGCATTCGGCGCATCAGTCCATCCATTTACAAATATCACGCCCATCACAAGTGTAACCGTTACAACTAAAGCAATATTCACATTGACACCACCATTTCATTTTTCCCCTGTTATGATAGCATATTTTTTATAAAATGTATCTATTTTTCCTAGCAAACTTGATTTCAAATTGATTTTTAGCTAAAGAAATCAATATTTTTACTGTTAAGGAAAAAAACTTGTCATCTTTTATTGCAATGCCTGTTTGGATTAGGTATAATGATTAGTGTTGAATTACATATGGATTTTCCTGTGTAAGACCTTAATTTATCGGAGGTGAAAGAAATGCCAAATATTGAATCTGCAATCAAACGTGTACGTACTAACGCTAATAAGAATGCTCAAAATTCATCTCAAAAAAATGCTATGCGTACAGCAATCAAGAAATTTGAAGATGCTGTAGCTGCTGGTGCTGACAATGTGGATGCGTTATATACAGAAGCTGCTAAAGCTGTTGATATGGCTGAAACAAAAGGATTAATCCATAAAAACAAAGCAAGCCGTGACAAATCTCGTCTAAGTAAAAAATTAGCAAAATAATGATTTTTAGAAGTTAACATTTATGTTAGCTTCTTTTTTATTTTGTAAAGAAAAGCGCGAGATAGGCTCAAAAAGCTTTATCTCGCGCTGACAATTTTTACTCGATTTGTTGAACTAGTCTAGCTCTACTGACATTGATTTTCGATTCCTTTACGGTCGATCTGAATCCAATACTCCGCTATTTTTCCTCTTTCAACTAAGTAAACAGCACTAGCAATCTGAATGATTGTTTTATTTTTATCTGTTTGTCCAATTTGTTTCCAACGAACATAGACTTTATTTTCATCCGCTACTATTTCTTGAATAATCAATTCAAATTGTCCATAAAGTTCCTGCATCTCTTCTACGTGCTCAATATAATCTTTAGGTGATCTAGTGATTGTATATTCATTTTCAGACTGAACTTGATGAGCAATGACTTGTTCATGCATAAACTCATATGCTGCTTGGAGATTTTTTCCAGAACGAACATTTTCAAAAAACGCGCTCACTATTCTTTTGGCCTCACTCAAACAACTCTCTCCCTTTTTAACTAGCTACTTGCCCAGATAATTTTAGAATAAATAACTCAAATAGCAACTCTTTTTCCATTTTACCTGTTTTCATTTTAAAATCGTTCTCTACTAATTCATCATAAATAGCTTCTAACCGACTTAATTCAAAATTACGAACTTGCTGCAACGCTAATTTAACGCGGTAGGGATGGATTTTTAAGGTTTCTGCAATGTTCGCTTGTTGATAACCTAATTTCGCTAAAATTTTAGTTTGCAAAAATAAACGGATTTGATTTAATAAAATCGCGTTTAATTTGATAGTTTCCTCACCTTGTAATAATAAGTCTTCATATAATTGAATTGCTTTTTCTCCATTACCAGATAAAACATCATTCGTTAAATCAAAAACGTTATGCTCCAATGATTTAGGTACTAACTCTTTGACTGCAATTAGTGAGATTATTTTGTTATCAGAAGCGTACAAAAATAACTTTTGTAACTCTCCCATAACTTTTGATAAGTTTAAATCTGTTAGTTGTAACAATAAATCAAATGCTTCAGGACGAATTTCATATCCTTCGCTTTGAATCGTTTGTTCAACATATTGCCTTACATCACGTTCTCCCATTGGATTAACATCAATAACTTCTGCCTGTTTTTTTACAGCCTTCGTGACTTTTTTTCGTTCATCTAATTTTTCAACATTCGCAATAAACACTAAAATAGTCGTTGGCGATGGCTGTTCTAAGTACTTAAGCAAACTATCTATATCATGATCTAGCCCATTCGTTTTTCGTTCGGCGGTTAAAAAATAAGGATTCTCAATAAAAACTAATCGATAGTCGCCAAAAAAAGGAATGGTTTCAGCTTCTTCCATTGCGACAGATAAGGGAACTTCTTCCATATCAAAAGAAGAATAGTTGAACTGATCATCTTCTGTTTTGATCAGCTGATCCATCAATTCTGTTTTAAATAATTCACTTAAATAGCCTTCTGTTCCTTGGACTAAATAAACAGAAGCAAACTGCTGTTGTCTTACTTTTTTCAATGCCTCTTGTAAGTTCATAAATTCCCTCATTTCTGTATCCATCCTATCATGTCATTTCAAGAAATGCTAGTCTTCTTCAATGATTGTTTTAGCCGCTGACATTTTTGTTAAAGGTGTCCATTCATAATAGACCATACCATTTTCATCCGTTCGATACTCATTGATTTTCGCTGCCTTTAATGTTGAAACGGTTGCTTCATGAGGATGATCAAATCGATTATTCCGACCACATGAAATTACCGCATCTGATAAGTCGATGCTTTGAATAAACGAAGCATCTGATGACGTCATACTCCCATGATGTCCCACTTTCAATACGTCTATCTTCAATGAAGGAAATTGTTTTATCAATTGTACTTCTCCTTCTTTTTCTAAATCCCCAGTGAATAAGAAACGTTTGCCAGCTAATTGAGTATAGACTACCATAGAATCTTTATTTTCTCCTGTTCCTGGAGTAGTTGGTGCGAGAATCTTTAACGGGATTGACTGGCTGATCACTGCGCCTGCCAGAACTGGGTAACACTTTGTTCCACTTTTTTTTAGCCCCTCAAGAAGTCGAAGAAAGGCGACTTTTTTCTCTGTACCTTCGGGAAAATAAAGTGAACGAATTGGAATCTTTTTATTGATTGCGAGTAAATCACCACAATGATCGATATCTCCATGGCTGATCAACACTTTATCCAAATATTTAACGCCTTTACTTTTCAAATATGGAATCACAGAATAGTCAGCATTCATTTTTTTATTCTGTCTAGTTGCCCACTTTTCTTTTCCAAAATCAAGCTTGCCACCCGTATCGATCAGCATATTTTCTTGATGAAACGGTGTTTGAATAAAAATACTATCTCCTTGTCCAACATCAATAAATGCAACAGTGCCATTTGGCGAAAAATATTTACTAAAAAGCAGTAAAACGATTGCTACAGCTAATCCATAAACTTTGTTGGATCGTTTATACAACATTTGCAGAAACAAAAAAAGTAAGATAGAAAGCGTTAGAAACAAAATTGGTGAAAAGGCTCCTATCACCAATGTAACGGTACTGTGATGGCTCAACCATTCAAAAATACTTTGTTGGATCAAAAAATAAACTTCCAGTCCCCTAACTAAAAGCTGCAGTTTGAAGATAAATGAACTCACCAAACTAACCATTAAAATGGGTAAGATAAATTTTTCAAACACAGGGAGCAGTAAAAAAGTAAATAGGCTGCTTGTCAACTGCCACTCAAAAAATGTTAACCCAACCAAAGGAATCATCATGACATTCAACAATATAGAAAAACAGTACATCCGCAAATAGCGATTATTGATCCGCTCTGTAATTGGCTGAACATACAAAATGAAAAAAGATAGCCCGTAACTTAACTGTCCACCGACTGAAAATAGTAAATAGGGTCGAAAAAACAACCCAACTATCAGCGTCACACTCCAACAATCTAATCCTGACAAGCCCCACTTAAATTCACGATTACTTAGTGAAATCATACTTTGTAGCAAAGCTCGAACAACACTGATTGAAAATCCAGTAAGGCCCCCATAGACAACCGAGAAGACCAGTTGTAGCCAAAATAGACGTTCTATTGTGATTCCTGCTCTTAAAAACAAATACCTAAAGCTCCCCACAAAAAAAAACACGTGCATTCCAGATAAACTAAACAAATGAAGAATACCTAAATTCGCTAGAACTCCTTCTTTTTGTGAAAACTCACTTGATTTAAACCCAAAAATCAACGTCTTAAGATATAATGCCGTTTCGCTCAAAAATACTTGGTCACAATAATCGATTGCCTTTTTCCTGTAAACACTTAGCCATGAAAGAATATCGTAAACCTCTGGAATTGCTTTTTTTATTGTATGGATGTTAGTGATCGTCAATGTTTGATAGACATTATTTTCTTTTAAATACTTTTGATAGTCAAATCCATTAAGATTTGTTTTTGCTAGTGGTGTTTCAAACTCGCCTATAAGATCGATAGTTATTGGTTGATTTACTTTTTGCCAGTTTCGTTTTTCACGTTCTGATGAAAACTGATAAAATGCTACTACTTTTCGCTTTTCTTTTTTATGAGTAGCAAATGACCCCTCTAACTGGAGACGATCCCCATCGATCTTATATCGGTCTGGCAATATAGATAGTTGCCCCTTTACTGCGGTTCTTTCTGGAAATTTTGAGTGTTTTTCTTTGCTGCGGATTTGCCAACATAGACCTATCATCATAAAGATACATAAAAAACTAACACTAACAATCATTTTATTTCCTGTACAGACTACGCGGCCAATAAAAGACAGCCAGATAATGCCGGTTAAAAGTGTTGGTTCTAAAACGAAAAAGACTGTTCCTATCGTTACTAATACTGGAAAAATCCAGTAATTATTGATCTGTTTGAGATGCTTCGTCCACTGAAGCAAGCTCTTCTTCTCCTAGTTGTAATTCAGCAAAATTTTTTTTTGATAAGGTTACCTGATCTACTGTTGCACCTACTTGCTTGATCAAAGCCAATGCATATTCATCATTTCGATAATCTTTTAGGTAATGAATTTTTTTGATACCAGCTTGTAAAATCATCTTGGTACACTGTAAACAAGGAAAATGAGTCACATAAATCTCAGCACCTTCTGTAGGAATGCCAAATTTGGCACATTGTAAGACTGCATTCATCTCTGCATGGATCGTCCTTACACAGTGACCATCCACAATATAACAGCCATCATCTATGCAGTGAACATCACCACTTACTGATCCATTGTAACCTCCAGCAATGATTCGTTTATC is a window encoding:
- a CDS encoding heavy metal translocating P-type ATPase; amino-acid sequence: MKLSEEKKAILATILCLLFMIVGFILEKSGLRFYPLIFVTAIFFGGYKQTKEGILDTLENKHLNVDLLMALAAIGACIIGNWFEGAMLTFIFCLSGALEEYTTNKSKKEIASLMNMQPDTAYLLDESGKTTEVTVTQLQIGDLLLVPKGARIPIDGTLVKGSSTIDESAITGESVPVEKGIDAPLFGGTINLGEALTMTVSKTSENTLFAKIIRLVDEAQNTPSQTASFIEKLENTYVKIVLIAIPMMILIPYLFLGWSWSESFYRGMVLLVVASPCALVASATPATLAAISNGARNGVLFKGGVYLENLASLKAIAFDKTGTLTRGTPVVTDAIFLKNKEEALTILLAMERHSTHPLAQAILLRFEDEVTVDYSQIEVKTIVGFGMETTIGSTTWRVGKGTFNKQTILNNNLELEIEQLQNEGKTVIYLFQDQELIAYFGLLDVPKPEAKRVIKYFKQAGIQTTMITGDHKKTALAIAAELGVDDVYANCLPEDKTILIKKQKETYGVNVMVGDGINDAPALANAAIGVAMGEGTDIAMDVADMVLMQNDLEKLQMSHLLSKKLKRIVTQNIIFSAGIIVLLILSNFFQLINLPLGVIGHEGSTILVILNGLRMLQTIPIEKSQATSFSTQTTEFI
- a CDS encoding HD domain-containing protein — translated: MDQPKISAIKSYTQSIMETDQSGHGMDHINRVVRLSSEIAETENCDHFIVTAAAYLHDTVDDKLVVNPEQAYQQLKEFLQKIDVSTTQVEQIIHIITNLSFSQELAGTAEKLTIEGKIVQDADRLDAMGAIGIARTIYYGGHKGNKIYDPNIKPRTLESKAEYREESTVINHFYEKILLLNERLNTAYAKEKGKQRQEFLEGFLQEFLEEWH
- a CDS encoding DUF47 domain-containing protein: MARKKQFDYFGELEHLAKNAHQAAELLEVIGRDYSLEKLETDAEQIHLLEREGDQIVQKIMKELYISFITPIDREDIVEITQRLDDVLDTINSIAYLLSSLVVKELTENAKVFITYAVEATAGVLTATKEFAKFKNSKTLHAMIDEVSEIEGKADKLYSDSLKALFTKEQNPIEVIRWKNVYDQLEELLNASESVVDVIGGLVIKNS
- a CDS encoding inorganic phosphate transporter; the encoded protein is MGVIFVNGWTDAPNAIATAVSTRVLKPNLAIWMAVVMNFFGALVMTYFNAQVAETISNIVSFDAQGNAPQVALAASLFSIVVWSVAAWYFGIPTSESHALIAGLTGSAMALGGLGAVNGSEWGKVLVGLVVSTVMGFGGGFLVTKLIVILFKNVARRTANKVFTYGQAFGAAANAFLHGAQDGQKFMGVFMLGLYYNNLAEKSGSGFIIPIWVMVLCSVTMGFGTSVGGMRIIKSVGMDMVKLERYQGFAADLSTAICLFAASIFGIPVSTTHTKTTAIMGVGASKRVSSVDWRIVKEMLIAWILTFPGCGVIAFVMAKLFIALF
- the rpsT gene encoding 30S ribosomal protein S20 translates to MPNIESAIKRVRTNANKNAQNSSQKNAMRTAIKKFEDAVAAGADNVDALYTEAAKAVDMAETKGLIHKNKASRDKSRLSKKLAK
- a CDS encoding ester cyclase, with translation MSEAKRIVSAFFENVRSGKNLQAAYEFMHEQVIAHQVQSENEYTITRSPKDYIEHVEEMQELYGQFELIIQEIVADENKVYVRWKQIGQTDKNKTIIQIASAVYLVERGKIAEYWIQIDRKGIENQCQ
- the holA gene encoding DNA polymerase III subunit delta, whose protein sequence is MNLQEALKKVRQQQFASVYLVQGTEGYLSELFKTELMDQLIKTEDDQFNYSSFDMEEVPLSVAMEEAETIPFFGDYRLVFIENPYFLTAERKTNGLDHDIDSLLKYLEQPSPTTILVFIANVEKLDERKKVTKAVKKQAEVIDVNPMGERDVRQYVEQTIQSEGYEIRPEAFDLLLQLTDLNLSKVMGELQKLFLYASDNKIISLIAVKELVPKSLEHNVFDLTNDVLSGNGEKAIQLYEDLLLQGEETIKLNAILLNQIRLFLQTKILAKLGYQQANIAETLKIHPYRVKLALQQVRNFELSRLEAIYDELVENDFKMKTGKMEKELLFELFILKLSGQVAS
- a CDS encoding DNA internalization-related competence protein ComEC/Rec2 produces the protein MLQWTKHLKQINNYWIFPVLVTIGTVFFVLEPTLLTGIIWLSFIGRVVCTGNKMIVSVSFLCIFMMIGLCWQIRSKEKHSKFPERTAVKGQLSILPDRYKIDGDRLQLEGSFATHKKEKRKVVAFYQFSSEREKRNWQKVNQPITIDLIGEFETPLAKTNLNGFDYQKYLKENNVYQTLTITNIHTIKKAIPEVYDILSWLSVYRKKAIDYCDQVFLSETALYLKTLIFGFKSSEFSQKEGVLANLGILHLFSLSGMHVFFFVGSFRYLFLRAGITIERLFWLQLVFSVVYGGLTGFSISVVRALLQSMISLSNREFKWGLSGLDCWSVTLIVGLFFRPYLLFSVGGQLSYGLSFFILYVQPITERINNRYLRMYCFSILLNVMMIPLVGLTFFEWQLTSSLFTFLLLPVFEKFILPILMVSLVSSFIFKLQLLVRGLEVYFLIQQSIFEWLSHHSTVTLVIGAFSPILFLTLSILLFLFLQMLYKRSNKVYGLAVAIVLLLFSKYFSPNGTVAFIDVGQGDSIFIQTPFHQENMLIDTGGKLDFGKEKWATRQNKKMNADYSVIPYLKSKGVKYLDKVLISHGDIDHCGDLLAINKKIPIRSLYFPEGTEKKVAFLRLLEGLKKSGTKCYPVLAGAVISQSIPLKILAPTTPGTGENKDSMVVYTQLAGKRFLFTGDLEKEGEVQLIKQFPSLKIDVLKVGHHGSMTSSDASFIQSIDLSDAVISCGRNNRFDHPHEATVSTLKAAKINEYRTDENGMVYYEWTPLTKMSAAKTIIEED
- a CDS encoding ComE operon protein 2 produces the protein MTFERIPWDQYFMAQSVLLSLRSTCTRLEVGATIVRDKRIIAGGYNGSVSGDVHCIDDGCYIVDGHCVRTIHAEMNAVLQCAKFGIPTEGAEIYVTHFPCLQCTKMILQAGIKKIHYLKDYRNDEYALALIKQVGATVDQVTLSKKNFAELQLGEEELASVDEASQTDQ